The genomic region GTCCCGGACAAGCCGGGCGAGGCCGCGGCGATCTTCCGCGCCATCGCGGACGCCGAGATCAACATCGACATGATCGTGCAGAACGTGTCGGCGGCCTCCACCGGCCTCACCGACATCTCCTTCACCCTCCCCAAGGCCGAGGGCCACAAGGCCATCGACGCCCTGGAGAAGGCGAAGGGCGCCATCGGCTTCGAGTCGCTGCGCTACGACGACCAGATCGGCAAGATCTCCCTGGTCGGCGCGGGCATGAAGACGAACCCGGGCGTCACCGCCTCCTTCTTCCAGGCGCTGTCCGACGCGGGCGTCAACATCGAGCTGATCTCGACCTCCGAGATCCGCATCTCGGTCGTGACCCGCCAGGACGACGTCAACGAGGCCGTCCGCGCCGTGCACACGGCCTTCGGCCTCGACTCCGACAGCGACGAGGCCGTCGTCTACGGAGGCACCGGACGATGAACCGCGCCCGGTCCTCCGGCCCGGCGCTCGCCGTGGTCGGGGCGACCGGAGCCGTCGGCTCCGTCCTGCTCCAGATCCTGTCCCAGCGGGCGGACGTCTGGGGCGACATACGCCTGATCGCCTCCGCGCGCTCGGCCGGCCGGGTGCTGGCCGTCCGCGCGGAGGAGAGCGAGGTGCTCGCCCTCACCGAGGACGCCTTCGACGGCCTCGGGCCGGGCGACGTCGCGATCTTCCTCACCCCGGCCGAGGTCTCGGCCCGCTGGGCTCCCGTCGTCACCACGCGCGGGGCCGTCGTCGTGGACCAGTCAGCCGCCTTCCGGGAAGATCCCGAGGTGCCGCTGGTGGTGCCCGAGGTCAACGCGCACGCCGTACGGATGCGGCCGCGCGGCATCGTCGCCGGTCCCGACTGCGTGACCGCCGCGATGATCGCGGCCCTGGGCGCGCTGCACGCCGAGTACGGTCTGGCCGAGCTGACCGTCTCCTCGTACCAGGCCGCGGGCGCCGCCGGCCGGGCCGGCTCCGAGGTGCTGCGCCGCCAGCTGTCGCTGGTCGCCGGGACCTCCCTCGGGGAGCACCCCGGCGACGTCCGCCGCGCGGTGGGCGAGGACACCGGGCCCTTCGCCGCTCCGCTGGCGCTCAACGTCGTGCCGTGGTCCGGTGAGCTGCGCGAGGACGGCTGGTCCTCGCACGAGCTGGCCGTACGGGCGGAGACCCGCCGGATCCTGGACCTGGCGGAGCTGCCGATCGCCGTGACCTGCGTACAGGTGCCCGTGGTGACCGGGCATTCCCTGACCGTGCGGGCCCGGTTCGAGAACGAGGTGGACGCCCCGCACACCCGGGAGATCCTGGAGGCCGCGCCGGGCGTGGTCCTCGTGGACGACCCGGCGGCGGGGGAGTTCCCGACGCCGGCGGACGCCGCCGGTACGGATCCGGCCTGGGTGGGACGGGTGCGGGCCTCGCTCGACGACCGGCGCTCGCTGGAGTTCTTCGTGTGCGCCGACAATCTCCGCAAGGGCGCGGCCCTGAATGCCACTCAGATCGCGGAACTGATCGCGGGTGAATTTGCGTAATTCGCTTTGTAGGATCGGTGCTGATCCCTTGATCAAGGTGATGGCCCGACTGCCGTCTCGAAAGACGGGGCAAGCGGGAAGAGCGGGTACGCATGAGGGCAATCGGGATATTGCTGGTGAGGCTGCGTCGCGCGTACAACCCTGACGGGGGGACGCGTGTCCTACAGGCGTGGCAGAGGCACTGCTCGAACTGGCCGTCGTACCGGCGCGCATCGGGATCGTCCCGCCGCGCCGGAGTTCCCGTGCGCCCGGCGACGGTCTTCCCGTGATCGTTCCCGTCCCGCCGACGGGGCAGTCCGAGGCACCCGCACGGGACGCCGTACCGACCCCGGGCGGCCGCGTGCCCACGCCGCGCGACAGCGCTGACGAGGCCGGGAGCGAGAAGAACGAGACGCCCGGAGCTCCGGCGGAGGCCGCGGCCGAGGCGGTGACGGAGCCGGCGGCCGAGGTCGTGGCCGGCACCACCGTCGACCACCTCACGGAGACCTACCAGGCGCACTACCGCTCGCTCCTGGGCCTCGCCGCGCTGCTCCTCGACGACACGGCCTCCTGCGAGGACGTGGTCCAGGAGGCGTTCATCCGCGTGCACTCGGCCCGGAACCGGGTGCGCGACCGCGACAAGACGCTGGCGTACCTGCGCCAGACCGTCGTGAACCTCTCCCGGTCCGCCCTGCGCCGGCGCATCCTCGGCCTCAAGCTGCTGTCGAAGCCGATGCCGGACATGGCGAGCGCCGAGGAGGGCGCGTACGACCAGCTGGAGCGGGACGATCTGATCAAGGCGATGCGCGGACTGCAGCGCCGCCAGCGAGAGGTGCTCGTGCTGCGCTACTTCGCGGACATGACGGAAGCCCAGGTCGCCGAGACGCTCGGGGTGTCGCTCGGCTCGGTGAAGGCGTACGGATCGCGGGGCATTGCCGCGCTGCGGGTGGCGATGGAGGCTGCGCAGTCATGATGGACGACCACACTCCTCCGGGCGGGGCGAGCGAGGAGCAGGCGCTGCGGGGCCTGCTGCACGGGGCCGTCGAGGGCCTGGAGCCCTCCGAGGGCGCGCTGGAGCGGCTGCGGTGCGCCGTCCCCGCGCGCAGGGCCCTCAAGCGGCAGGTCTGCGTCGGCGCCGCGGCCGTCGCCCTGCTCGCCGGGACGGCGATCCCGGCCGCGCTGCACCTGACGGCCGCGGAGGGCAGCGCCACCGACCACTCGGCCATGGCCGGGCACGGGGAGCCCGGCGGGAAGCCCGCCGCCGTGCCGTCCGACCCGCACCTGAACGGCGCCGGGGCCCAGCCCAGGGCCACCCGCTCCGTCGGCGCCGCCCACGACGCGGGCGGCGCCACCGGGCAGCCGGACCCGACGGCGGGCGGCGTCCCGTCCGGTGGAGTGACGCAGGGCCCGGGCGGCGTCGGCCCGGATCCGGTGGCGGGCACAGGTCCCCAGCCGCCGACGGCCGTGCCGGGGGCGCCCGGGTGCGGCGCCGACCAGCTGGGCGTGGTGGGCTCGGCCCGCGCCCCGCGGGCCGACGGCAAGGTGTACGGCAGTTTCAAGGTCACGAACGTCTCGGCGCACGGTTGTACCGTCACCGGCGCGGGCACGGTGAGGGCGGCCGCCGCGGCCGGTACGTCGACCGGAGCGGGCGCCGGGGTCAGCGTGGTCGGCCACACGGCGGGCGACCCGGCGAGCGGGCTGCTGCCCGATCCGTCGGCAGAGGCGCCGGTGCTGGTGCTCCAGCCGAACACGGCGTACGAGGTCCAGTTCGCGTTCGTGCCGTCGGGCGAGCCGTGCCCCGCGCCGAGCCAGGTGACGGGCACGAAGCCGCCGGCCCAGTCCGGGGACACGGCGGGGGCTTCCGGGATCGCGGCGGACACGCCCGAGCCGCGGACGGACACCACGGCTCCGGCGGCGGCGGGTGTGGCGGTGTCCCACACGCCGCAGGCGGGATCCCCGACGACGCAGACGACGATCCCCGAGGCGTGCACGGGGACGGTGTACCGCACGGGTGCGATCCCGGTGGACGCGCCCAAGCCGTAGCCGTACCGGCGGGCCGGTACGGCTAGGCGGTCTTCGCTGCCGTCGGCGCTGCCGTCTCCGCCGTCTGTGCCGGCTCCGCCGCGAGGAGACCCGCCTCGGTGTCCCGGAGGGTCTCGATCTCGCGGCGGTAGAGGCGGAGCCACATGAAGAGCACGAAGGCGACGAAGACGAACCACTCGCCGGTGTAGCCGAGGTTCTGGAAGGCCTTCAGGTCGAGCCCGGTGCCGTTCGGGGCCTGTGCGGGGACCGGGGTCAGCCCGTCGGAGGGGTTCTGCACGGTCAGCCAGGCGTCGTACACGCCGTACGGGACGAGGTTGACCAGCGAGGCGGCCCCGATCACCCCGAGCTGCCCCGCC from Streptomyces sp. NBC_00190 harbors:
- a CDS encoding aspartate-semialdehyde dehydrogenase gives rise to the protein MNRARSSGPALAVVGATGAVGSVLLQILSQRADVWGDIRLIASARSAGRVLAVRAEESEVLALTEDAFDGLGPGDVAIFLTPAEVSARWAPVVTTRGAVVVDQSAAFREDPEVPLVVPEVNAHAVRMRPRGIVAGPDCVTAAMIAALGALHAEYGLAELTVSSYQAAGAAGRAGSEVLRRQLSLVAGTSLGEHPGDVRRAVGEDTGPFAAPLALNVVPWSGELREDGWSSHELAVRAETRRILDLAELPIAVTCVQVPVVTGHSLTVRARFENEVDAPHTREILEAAPGVVLVDDPAAGEFPTPADAAGTDPAWVGRVRASLDDRRSLEFFVCADNLRKGAALNATQIAELIAGEFA
- a CDS encoding SigE family RNA polymerase sigma factor, which produces MAEALLELAVVPARIGIVPPRRSSRAPGDGLPVIVPVPPTGQSEAPARDAVPTPGGRVPTPRDSADEAGSEKNETPGAPAEAAAEAVTEPAAEVVAGTTVDHLTETYQAHYRSLLGLAALLLDDTASCEDVVQEAFIRVHSARNRVRDRDKTLAYLRQTVVNLSRSALRRRILGLKLLSKPMPDMASAEEGAYDQLERDDLIKAMRGLQRRQREVLVLRYFADMTEAQVAETLGVSLGSVKAYGSRGIAALRVAMEAAQS